Proteins from a genomic interval of Syngnathus acus chromosome 4, fSynAcu1.2, whole genome shotgun sequence:
- the fbxl5 gene encoding F-box/LRR-repeat protein 5 — MAPFPDEVDVFTGPHWRMKQLVGLYSEKLSETNFSNISDFRSFHKSLLATFKEFKMHEQIENKYIISLLEQRCCTVYNMHSDNKLSDMLLLLEKGLHNVKSEYEQLNYAQQLKERLEAFTQDFLPHMKEEEEVFQPMLMQHFTYEELKAIKKQVMAQHCTQRPWNCAADVLKGFSLWSHAEELQKAFKYADHEKTDYEVERNGSCSVHVAQLPVEVILRIFRYLGPQDLCNCSQVCGSWSELAKTGSLWRHLYPVRWARGDYYNGPPGDCDQEPDDRWLKSREKEVRAYQEWDEDADIDESDECGDTLAISTAQREKRLLNGIIQNLLPVVGPHVKSLVLAYGSTVSSKMVRQILSLCPNVAHLDLTQTDVTDFAFDSWSYVGSCASLKHLDLSGCDKITDHALKRLSLALGDLGTPWWSRRQRRQRAVILKQEAGSWGPAWLPADIEDSAEWTRRGTKEVQQKEERERFVETQLVGSLCCCRRGRRTGPNAAILHYAMSADRFCAHAVCCNGGGVEDGALRTNGRRSPKDTKRPDNRTKQSGARRTLNFLSLSGCYQVTDVGLRAMSELGGLPLLEHLNLSGCLSVTEAGLHQLVTACPALNDEHFYYCDNINGPNADTASGCQNLQCGFRVCCRSGE; from the exons ATGGCTCCCTTTCCGGACGAGGTGGACGTCTTCACTGGCCCGCACTGGCGAATGAAGCAGTTGGTGGGCCTTTATTCCGAAAAG CTGTCTGAGACCAACTTCTCCAACATTAGCGACTTCCGCTCCTTCCACAAGTCGCTGCTGGCGACCTTCAAGGAGTTCAAGATGCACGAGCAGATTGAGAACAAGTATATCATCAGCCTGCTGGAACAGCGTTGCTGCACCGTCTACAACATGCACTCGGACAACAAACTGTCTGACATGCTGCTACTCCTCGAGAAGGGCCTGCACAATGTCAAG agtgAATACGAGCAGCTCAACTACGCTCAGCAGCTGAAGGAGAGACTGGAGGCTTTCACTCAGGACTTCCTACCCCACAtgaaggaagaagaagag GTGTTTCAGCCCATGCTGATGCAGCACTTTACCTACGAGGAGCTGAAGGCCATCAAGAAGCAGGTGATGGCGCAGCACTGCACCCAGCGGCCGTGGAACTGCGCCGCAGACGTCCTCAAAGGCTTCAGCCTGTGGAGCCACGCGGAGGAGCTACAAAAGGCCTTCAAATATGCGGACCACGAGAAAACCGACTACG AAGTTGAACGCAACGGCTCTTGTTCGGTGCACGTCGCCCAGCTTCCGGTCGAAGTCATCTTGAGGATCTTTCGCTATTTGGGCCCTCAAGATCTCTGCAACTGCAGCCAAGTGTGTGGCTCCTGGTCTGAGCTGGCCAAGACCGGTTCTCTGTGGCGGCACCTCTACCCCGTACGCTGGGCCCGAG GTGACTATTACAACGGCCCCCCTGGAGATTGTGACCAGGAGCCGGATGACAGATGGCTCAAGAGCCGGGAGAAGGAAGTCCGCGCGTACCAGGAGTGGGATGAGGATGCTGACATCGATGAATCTG ATGAGTGCGGCGACACATTGGCCATCAGCACAGCCCAGCGTGAGAAGAGACTCCTGAATGGAATCATCCAGAACCTTCTCCCCGTTGTCGGCCCGCATGTCAAGTCGCTGGTGCTGGCCTACGGCTCCACCGTTTCCAGCAAAATG GTGCGTCAGATCCTCAGTCTCTGTCCAAACGTGGCTCATCTGGACCTGACGCAGACAGATGTCACCGATTTTGCTTTTGACAG CTGGTCGTATGTGGGCTCTTGCGCATCTCTGAAGCACCTGGACCTGTCGGGTTGTGACAAGATTACAGACCATGCCCTGAAGAGACTCTCTCTGGCACTGGGGGACCTCGGCACCCCGTGGTGGTCACGCCGCCAACGCCGGCAGCGGGCCGTCATCTTGAAGCAAGAGGCCGGCAGCTGGGGGCCCGCTTGGTTGCCGGCCGACATCGAGGACTCGGCAGAATGGACGCGGCGAGGCACCAAGGAGGTCCAGCAGaaggaggagagagagcgCTTTGTGGAGACTCAGCTGGTGGGCAGCCTGTGCTGCTGCAGGCGGGGCCGCAGGACGGGCCCAAACGCCGCAATTTTGCACTACGCCATGTCGGCAGACAGGTTTTGCGCTCACGCCGTCTGCTGCAACGGCGGAGGAGTTGAGGACGGGGCCCTCAGGACTAATGGCCGCCGCTCACCAAAGGACACTAAACGCCCCGACAATAGGACTAAACAGTCGGGCGCCAGACGCACGCTGAACTTCCTCAGCCTGTCCGGATGCTACCAGGTCACAGATGTGGGACTCAG gGCCATGTCGGAGTTGGGAGGCCTTCCGCTCCTGGAGCATCTCAACCTGTCAGGCTGCCTGTCGGTCACTGAGGCGGGGCTTCACCAGCTGGTCACGGCCTGCCCCGCCCTCAACGACGAACATTTCTACTACTGCGACAACATCAATG GGCCAAACGCAGACACGGCAAGTGGATGCCAGAACCTGCAATGCGGATTCAGGGTGTGCTGTCGCTCTGGGGAGTGA
- the LOC119122230 gene encoding divergent protein kinase domain 1A-like → MAKAQLPWRFFFFFIFFFFRKPLHTQARLSSAHLKCLFVCWLAVLVGSWVVYVEYSSYSELCRGRQCSAAMCARYRDGLVDGAACSSLCDKNTLELNKCLSTHATKQVYSSMWGDLEGVVRCQMDEAPAYDVAGQMENRKEVVARFATPPKGTSVEKFREMILDHLKAKVDEEQANLGELSTRALAAADANKDGHISLAEARSSWALLQLDDFLLALALQERGHTPRILGFCGDLYVTEKIPNAPLYGVRAPAWAPVWVRRATDRWFGPAWPHRAKISIGLLELVEDLFHGAFGSFLMCDLSAAHFGYTGRHDFRVADAQNIVPEATFQEAIRQQRCDKDTDCLYGVDCLTSCDLTKRRCTPEVAQPNLAKACRVLQEYVLQGAPSDIREELEKQLNACMALRGSAEQAEIQHSLVLNNLKTLLWKKISHNKDS, encoded by the exons ATGGCGAAAGCTCAGCTGCCGTGgagattcttcttcttcttcatctttttcttcttccggAAGCCCCTGCACACGCAG GCGCGCTTGTCGTCAGCGCACCTCAAGTGTTTGTTCGTGTGCTGGCTGGCGGTGTTGGTGGGCAGCTGGGTGGTCTACGTGGAGTACTCGTCCTACTCCGAGTTGTGCCGAGGACGCCAGTGCAGCGCAGCCATG TGTGCCAGATACAGAGATGGCCTGGTGGACGGCGCTGCCTGCAGCAGCTTGTGTGATAAGAACACGTTGGAGCTCAACAAGTGTCTCAGCACGCATGCCACCAAACAG GTGTACTCGAGCATGTGGGGCGACCTGGAAGGCGTGGTCAGGTGCCAGATGGACGAGGCCCCCGCTTATGACGTGGCCGGCCAGATGGAGAACAGGAAGGAGGTCGTTGCCCGCTTTGCCACCCCCCCAAAAGGAACCTCTGTAGAAAAGTTCAGGGAGATGATCCTCGACCACCTCAAG GCCAAAGTGGACGAGGAGCAGGCCAACCTTGGCGAGCTGAGCACGCGTGCCCTGGCGGCAGCCGACGCCAACAAGGACGGCCACATTTCCCTGGCGGAGGCTCGGTCATCCTGGGCGCTGCTACAGCTCGACGACTTCCTGCTGGCGTTGGCGCTGCAGGAACGCGGACACACGCCCAGGATTCTCGGCTTCTGTGGTGATCTCTACGTGACGGAGAAGATACCAAACGCCCCGCTCTACGGTGTCAGGGCACCGGCATGGGCGCCGGTCTGGGTGCGCCGTGCCACCGACCGCTGGTTCGGCCCCGCGTGGCCCCACAGGGCCAAGATCTCTATTGGGCTCCTGGAGCTGGTGGAGGATCTGTTCCACGGGGCCTTTGGTAGCTTTCTCATGTGCGACCTGAGCGCTGCCCACTTTGGGTACACCGGGCGCCACGATTTTAGGGTGGCAGATGCCCAGAACATCGTCCCTGAAGCCACCTTCCAAGAAGCCATCCGGCAGCAGAGGTGTGACAAGGACACGGACTGCCTTTACGGCGTCGACTGCCTCACTTCCTGTGATCTCACCAAGCGGCGCTGTACCCCCGAGGTGGCCCAGCCCAACCTGGCTAAGGCCTGCCGGGTCCTGCAGGAATACGTCCTGCAGGGGGCGCCCTCGGACATCCGTGAGGAGCTGGAGAAGCAGCTGAACGCCTGCATGGCACTGCGCGGATCAGCAGAGCAGGCCGAGATCCAACACTCGCTGGTTCTCAACAACCTCAAAACGTTATTATGGAAGAAAATCTCGCACAACAAAGACTCCTAG